The following coding sequences lie in one Calidithermus timidus DSM 17022 genomic window:
- a CDS encoding cyclase family protein, whose translation MCAPHVMGLVEQALSRRELFRMALGAAAVATAVGKAHAQVQGKAFSNVADLTHVVSSDFPVFPGAAQMKMDLLVTVKNNGFYKNTLTLDEHTGTHMDAPAHFVDGAPTAETLPASRLIAPLVVLNIKAKADANPDAEVTPDDILAWERANGRIPAGAFVAMYSGWDAKVGDPKAFVNLDSANVQHYPGFNPAAAELLVKERDIVGIGVDTLSLDFGASKDFKTHVTVLGAGKYGLENLAGLANVPPSGAMVVVGGPKHKNASGGPARVLALW comes from the coding sequence ATGTGTGCACCGCACGTGATGGGGTTGGTGGAGCAGGCGCTCTCGCGCAGGGAGCTGTTCAGGATGGCTTTGGGAGCCGCGGCGGTGGCGACCGCCGTGGGCAAGGCCCACGCACAGGTGCAGGGTAAGGCCTTCAGCAACGTGGCCGACCTGACCCACGTGGTCTCGTCCGACTTCCCCGTTTTCCCCGGCGCGGCGCAGATGAAGATGGATCTGCTGGTCACCGTGAAGAACAACGGCTTCTACAAGAACACCCTCACCCTCGACGAGCACACCGGCACCCACATGGACGCCCCGGCCCACTTCGTGGACGGAGCCCCCACCGCCGAGACGCTGCCCGCCAGCCGCCTGATCGCGCCGCTGGTGGTGCTCAACATCAAGGCCAAAGCCGACGCCAACCCCGACGCCGAGGTGACCCCCGACGACATCCTGGCCTGGGAGCGGGCCAACGGACGCATCCCGGCGGGGGCCTTCGTGGCGATGTACTCGGGCTGGGACGCGAAGGTGGGCGACCCCAAGGCCTTCGTCAATCTCGACAGCGCCAACGTACAGCACTACCCCGGCTTCAACCCGGCGGCGGCCGAGCTGCTGGTGAAGGAGCGGGACATCGTGGGCATCGGGGTGGACACGCTCTCGCTCGACTTCGGCGCCTCCAAGGACTTCAAGACCCACGTCACGGTGCTGGGGGCGGGAAAGTACGGCCTGGAGAACCTCGCCGGCCTCGCCAACGTGCCGCCCAGCGGGGCGATGGTGGTGGTGGGCGGCCCCAAGCACAAAAACGCCTCGGGCGGGCCGGCGCGGGTGCTCGCGCTGTGGTAG
- a CDS encoding NADH-quinone oxidoreductase subunit 15 yields the protein MSALHDPHHDEMLYKSWVQVLDWMREYAAQKGVLFTKESDFPDFIYRMERPYEVPTTIMAASLSDARGEPFFFASVSPRHAELKHIQFRVPGGHIHYHAHWEEGKGLVLEGKIPLTKEKLFAMADRAQSALAKA from the coding sequence ATGAGCGCCCTTCACGACCCTCACCACGACGAGATGCTGTACAAATCCTGGGTCCAGGTCCTCGACTGGATGCGGGAATACGCCGCCCAGAAAGGCGTGCTCTTCACCAAGGAGTCCGACTTCCCCGACTTCATCTACCGCATGGAGCGCCCCTACGAGGTGCCCACCACCATCATGGCTGCCTCCCTCTCCGACGCGCGGGGTGAGCCCTTCTTCTTCGCCTCGGTCTCGCCGCGCCACGCCGAGCTCAAGCACATCCAGTTCCGCGTGCCCGGCGGGCACATCCACTACCACGCCCACTGGGAGGAGGGGAAGGGGCTGGTGCTGGAGGGCAAGATCCCCCTCACCAAGGAAAAGCTCTTCGCCATGGCCGACCGGGCCCAAAGCGCCTTAGCCAAGGCCTGA